Proteins encoded by one window of Halobacteriovorax sp. GB3:
- a CDS encoding phage baseplate assembly protein V, with the protein MQIIRRLLSMISRSKVNLVDDSTPIQNLQLSLLKGETKSKIERIQNYGFTSVPLEGADAICVSIGGNRDNSIVIAVDDKRYRLKTLKDGEVAIYTDEGDYIHFQRENKIEIKTKELTVNSEVKTIINTKEALVETEQATINATAKVDLTTPELKINSLTKIECTTPLMAVSGLIQCSGIAAGGAAPTQGKVTITGDIEASGEIKDNKGTMSQIRTSYNGHKHVQTDPQPTPQM; encoded by the coding sequence ATGCAAATAATAAGAAGACTTTTATCAATGATTTCTCGATCAAAAGTAAATCTTGTTGATGATTCAACACCTATACAAAACCTTCAGCTATCACTTCTAAAAGGTGAAACAAAGTCCAAAATTGAAAGAATTCAAAACTATGGCTTCACTAGTGTACCACTCGAAGGAGCTGATGCGATTTGTGTTTCGATTGGAGGCAATAGAGACAACTCCATTGTGATTGCCGTTGATGATAAGAGATATAGACTTAAAACATTAAAAGATGGAGAAGTCGCAATATACACAGATGAGGGAGACTACATTCATTTTCAAAGAGAGAATAAAATTGAAATAAAAACTAAAGAGCTAACTGTTAACTCGGAAGTAAAAACTATAATCAATACAAAAGAAGCCCTTGTCGAGACTGAACAAGCAACAATTAATGCCACAGCAAAAGTTGATTTAACGACACCTGAACTAAAAATTAACTCACTCACAAAAATAGAATGCACTACTCCGCTGATGGCGGTATCTGGCTTGATCCAATGTTCCGGAATAGCAGCTGGAGGAGCAGCTCCTACCCAAGGGAAAGTGACGATAACAGGAGATATCGAAGCATCTGGAGAAATAAAAGACAATAAGGGAACAATGTCTCAAATCAGAACAAGCTACAACGGACATAAACACGTCCAGACAGATCCCCAACCGACACCACAGATGTAG
- a CDS encoding phage GP46 family protein, which produces MDIALAFQNNIFDISEEPENGIRTAIIISLFTDKRINENEKPSDESSLAGFWGDDFEERPYGSRLWLLHRNKINNETRLNAIDYAKEALEWLTEDKVVKSVNVDAQIIDKKIALLIGIELPGNKDYKFRFTDVTNYERNRDQWKDQL; this is translated from the coding sequence ATGGATATTGCCCTAGCGTTTCAAAATAACATTTTCGATATTTCTGAAGAACCTGAAAATGGCATAAGAACAGCCATAATTATTTCTTTATTTACAGACAAAAGAATTAATGAAAATGAAAAGCCTTCAGACGAAAGCTCTCTTGCAGGTTTTTGGGGAGACGACTTTGAAGAAAGGCCATATGGCTCAAGGCTATGGCTCTTGCACAGAAATAAAATCAACAACGAAACGAGGCTTAATGCTATCGACTATGCGAAAGAAGCTCTTGAATGGTTAACAGAAGACAAAGTTGTTAAATCGGTAAATGTTGATGCTCAAATAATTGATAAAAAAATTGCACTTCTGATTGGTATAGAACTACCAGGTAACAAAGATTACAAATTTAGATTTACAGATGTCACTAATTACGAAAGGAATCGAGATCAATGGAAAGACCAACTCTAA
- a CDS encoding baseplate J/gp47 family protein: MERPTLKELVTRVKSDFNYRLSGESITLRYTLATVFSYVIAGVAHLLYSFISYLADMLMPDKAKGIWLERHGSIWGIKKKSEDYATGTAIFTGSENAGVGVDKVLNAGTGLQYRTTSSGFIKNGVLELPIICEDPGERGNLEDSDFLELNSPIPGVKDEVSIASPGITNGLNRETEEFYQQRVVERIRNPIAGGNDGDYERWAKEVSGITRAWTFPEYLGGWTVGVTFVQDGQEDIVPNAAKVLEVQEYLNERRCVGAEIFCFAPEAKPVDVELVVDPDSPEVRAAVESELRDLVIREAQPGKTIPLTHIREAISVATGEYDHTLISPTEDVTFQQNEIPVPGSVVWPS, from the coding sequence ATGGAAAGACCAACTCTAAAAGAGCTCGTAACTCGAGTAAAATCTGATTTCAACTACAGACTCTCTGGTGAGTCGATTACACTTAGATATACACTTGCTACCGTCTTTAGTTATGTAATCGCTGGAGTAGCCCACTTGTTATACTCTTTCATAAGCTATCTTGCAGACATGCTAATGCCAGATAAAGCAAAAGGGATATGGCTTGAAAGGCATGGTTCAATATGGGGAATAAAGAAAAAGTCTGAAGATTATGCTACAGGAACAGCTATTTTTACAGGGTCCGAGAATGCAGGGGTCGGTGTTGATAAAGTTCTAAACGCAGGAACAGGTCTTCAATATCGAACAACATCAAGTGGCTTTATAAAAAATGGTGTTCTAGAACTTCCAATAATTTGTGAAGATCCTGGCGAACGTGGAAACCTCGAAGATTCAGATTTTTTAGAACTTAACTCCCCTATACCTGGAGTCAAAGATGAAGTTTCGATTGCCTCTCCAGGTATAACTAACGGCCTTAACCGAGAAACAGAAGAGTTTTATCAACAAAGAGTAGTAGAAAGAATTAGAAACCCAATTGCGGGCGGGAATGATGGGGACTACGAGAGATGGGCAAAAGAAGTTTCAGGAATTACTAGAGCGTGGACTTTCCCAGAATACCTTGGTGGATGGACAGTAGGAGTTACTTTTGTTCAAGATGGACAAGAGGACATTGTGCCAAACGCAGCAAAAGTCCTAGAAGTACAAGAATACCTTAATGAAAGAAGATGCGTTGGCGCAGAGATATTTTGTTTTGCACCAGAGGCTAAACCGGTAGATGTCGAACTCGTAGTTGATCCGGACTCACCAGAGGTTCGAGCAGCTGTAGAAAGTGAACTCAGGGACCTCGTAATTAGAGAAGCACAACCAGGTAAAACAATTCCCCTTACACATATAAGAGAAGCAATCTCAGTGGCCACAGGAGAATATGATCACACACTCATCTCTCCTACTGAAGATGTCACTTTTCAACAAAATGAAATTCCTGTACCAGGTAGTGTCGTATGGCCAAGCTAG
- a CDS encoding YmfQ family protein, with protein sequence MAKLDEKSFLELAKSLLPPGRAWSRESGTRLEKILLACTDEFRRIKLHAYKLVNETDPSQTSEMLDDWEKLLGFPDERSGPLELLSLQARKKLVYTYYTMTGGLTPQYYIDLLKNFGFEIEIDEPRPFRCGMSSCGDGLYNGNWYRTFFVVIKDVPRLYFSAGQSVCGDPLNEPVDNLIESIINRSKPSHMKAHFSYIEGE encoded by the coding sequence ATGGCCAAGCTAGACGAAAAGAGCTTTCTAGAATTAGCGAAGTCTCTTTTGCCTCCTGGTAGGGCTTGGTCTCGTGAAAGCGGAACTCGACTAGAGAAAATCCTTCTTGCCTGTACAGACGAGTTTCGCAGGATCAAGCTTCATGCTTATAAATTAGTAAACGAGACAGACCCTTCTCAAACTTCTGAAATGCTAGACGATTGGGAGAAGTTACTAGGATTTCCAGATGAAAGATCAGGGCCTTTAGAACTACTGTCTCTACAAGCTCGTAAAAAGCTTGTTTACACTTACTATACTATGACTGGTGGTCTGACACCTCAGTACTATATTGATCTATTAAAAAATTTCGGATTTGAAATAGAGATTGATGAACCAAGGCCATTTCGATGTGGAATGTCTTCATGTGGAGACGGACTGTATAACGGTAACTGGTACAGAACATTTTTTGTAGTAATAAAAGATGTTCCCCGACTCTATTTTTCAGCTGGTCAATCGGTTTGTGGAGATCCTCTCAACGAGCCAGTAGACAATCTAATTGAGAGCATTATCAATAGATCTAAACCTTCACACATGAAAGCACACTTTAGTTATATAGAGGGAGAGTAA